Proteins found in one Pontibacter sp. SGAir0037 genomic segment:
- a CDS encoding carboxypeptidase-like regulatory domain-containing protein: MRNKYPFLALLPLLLLLCHTTVAQTRGAITGIVLSADTQEPLADVMLQLQGTDRWAISNTDGQFRFEGVPYGEAVLQAKRIGYATKLHTLQFSQPETQVTVQLEVNSLALKEVQITATEAKVGSTSMIERKAIEHVQPTNLADVLQLLPGQLATNPNLSVAQQALLRQAPTSDPEAARMNALGTAIVLDNVPLSNNANLQSNVTILNSGPTALPPFSSVAGRGMDLRQIPAENIESVEVIRGIPSARHGDLTSGAVLVNTRAGAFRPQLRGRFNPQMIQTAFGAGFKLGDRDILNIEADLTTAQDEVRNPTERYQRLSTDLKWTRFWLPERQLSTTTKLMLYGTLDQQKQDPNDLRYQTRHYANDRGLLLSSNGRWQVGTGWLQQVQYTLSGSYSQQDSYFQDLVTRDIFPVTDAMHNTTKVARYGESEYLNTTSVSGKPLNLYGRLELNAVRELLGTRHRLSLGSEWRTDANFGDGRQFDPTRPPRQNYSAGDRPRSYREVPPLHQLAFYLEDQISGSMLNKNYLLQIGLRHDNIVHYGRVLAPRLNASLEILPAIWLRAGHGLTSKAPPLQFLYPGNRYFDFVNFNYYARNPAERLVVMTTYVIEPQTRHFTSATSAKNEVGLDFRRGDWSGTVTFFSEKLRNGYGMRRELLGFIMPVLYAVETPEGQPPVLAVDPNRKQEAFGAYDTSANTGNSNNTGIEYSLNIPEIRAIRTSFNINGAWLRTNSFDSGEFPDFNRVLSASNQNPERVPVYRTGRDVVSERLNTSVRLIHRIPELRFVFSALAQTIWIDRNKSNDLSPYPVAYIKPGGEVVKLSPEEAMQDEYTNLRRGIGITYSTWEKQPPLWLFNVRLTKEWGKGYGFSFYANNFVAHRPYYQSPRTNTFSQRNPVLFFGSELHITL, translated from the coding sequence ATGCGAAATAAATACCCTTTTTTAGCTTTATTGCCCCTCCTGTTACTGCTTTGCCACACAACTGTTGCTCAAACGCGTGGAGCTATTACGGGTATCGTACTCAGTGCCGATACCCAGGAGCCATTGGCTGATGTGATGCTGCAACTGCAGGGCACCGATCGCTGGGCCATCAGCAATACCGATGGCCAGTTTCGATTTGAAGGGGTGCCTTATGGGGAGGCAGTGCTGCAGGCCAAGCGAATCGGCTATGCCACCAAACTGCACACGCTGCAGTTCAGCCAACCCGAGACGCAGGTAACTGTACAGTTGGAGGTTAACTCGCTTGCACTTAAAGAAGTGCAGATCACGGCGACGGAGGCGAAAGTCGGTTCGACTTCCATGATCGAGCGCAAAGCCATTGAACACGTACAGCCAACCAACCTGGCTGATGTGCTGCAATTACTACCCGGCCAGCTGGCAACAAACCCAAACCTGAGTGTGGCCCAGCAGGCGCTACTGCGCCAGGCTCCCACTTCCGATCCGGAGGCAGCCCGCATGAACGCGCTCGGCACGGCCATTGTGCTCGACAATGTACCCCTATCCAACAATGCGAACCTGCAGAGCAATGTCACCATCCTAAACTCAGGCCCCACTGCCCTGCCCCCTTTCTCCTCGGTGGCCGGTCGCGGTATGGACCTGCGCCAGATTCCGGCTGAAAATATCGAGTCAGTGGAGGTGATCCGGGGAATACCTTCTGCCCGCCACGGTGACCTGACTTCGGGAGCCGTGTTGGTCAATACCCGCGCGGGGGCTTTTCGCCCGCAGCTCCGTGGCCGCTTTAATCCGCAAATGATACAGACAGCATTCGGAGCCGGCTTTAAGCTGGGTGACCGTGACATCCTGAACATAGAGGCTGACCTGACCACGGCGCAGGACGAGGTCCGCAACCCCACCGAGCGCTACCAGCGCCTGAGCACCGACTTGAAATGGACACGCTTCTGGTTGCCGGAGCGCCAGCTCAGCACCACCACCAAACTCATGCTCTACGGCACCCTCGACCAGCAAAAACAAGACCCCAACGACCTCCGCTACCAGACCAGGCACTATGCCAACGACCGCGGCCTGCTACTCAGCTCCAACGGCAGGTGGCAGGTGGGTACTGGCTGGCTTCAGCAGGTGCAGTATACCTTATCGGGCTCCTACAGCCAACAAGACAGCTATTTCCAGGACCTGGTAACACGGGATATTTTTCCGGTAACAGACGCCATGCACAATACTACAAAGGTGGCCCGCTACGGTGAGAGTGAATACCTGAACACAACCAGTGTGTCGGGCAAGCCACTGAACCTTTATGGCCGGCTGGAACTGAATGCCGTGCGTGAGCTGCTGGGCACACGCCACCGCCTGAGCCTGGGCAGCGAGTGGCGCACCGACGCCAACTTCGGGGATGGCCGCCAGTTTGATCCGACCCGACCACCGCGCCAGAACTACAGCGCCGGTGACAGGCCTCGTTCGTACCGGGAGGTTCCGCCACTTCACCAACTGGCATTTTATCTGGAAGACCAGATATCCGGCTCCATGCTAAACAAAAATTATTTGCTGCAAATAGGTCTGCGCCACGACAACATCGTGCACTATGGCAGGGTGCTGGCCCCACGCCTGAATGCCTCGCTGGAAATACTGCCTGCTATCTGGCTGCGCGCCGGGCATGGCCTTACCTCCAAAGCGCCGCCCCTGCAATTCCTGTATCCGGGCAACCGTTACTTCGACTTCGTAAACTTCAACTACTATGCCCGCAACCCTGCGGAGCGGTTGGTGGTGATGACTACTTATGTAATAGAGCCACAGACGAGGCATTTTACCTCTGCCACCTCTGCCAAAAATGAAGTGGGCTTGGATTTCCGGCGCGGCGACTGGTCCGGCACTGTAACCTTTTTTAGCGAGAAACTACGGAACGGCTATGGGATGCGCCGTGAACTACTGGGCTTTATCATGCCCGTGCTGTATGCCGTTGAAACACCGGAGGGGCAGCCTCCTGTGCTGGCCGTGGACCCGAATCGCAAGCAGGAAGCTTTTGGGGCCTACGATACCTCTGCAAACACCGGAAATTCAAACAATACAGGTATAGAGTATAGCCTGAACATACCCGAGATTCGGGCTATCCGCACCTCCTTCAACATCAACGGGGCCTGGTTGCGCACCAACAGTTTCGACAGTGGCGAATTCCCGGATTTTAACCGTGTACTCAGCGCTTCTAACCAAAACCCGGAGCGGGTGCCAGTTTACCGGACAGGCCGTGATGTGGTGTCGGAGCGCCTGAACACCAGTGTGCGCCTGATACACCGCATACCTGAGTTGCGCTTTGTATTCTCGGCACTGGCGCAAACCATCTGGATAGACCGCAACAAGTCGAACGATCTGAGCCCCTACCCGGTGGCCTACATCAAGCCAGGCGGAGAAGTGGTGAAGCTAAGTCCGGAGGAGGCCATGCAAGACGAGTACACAAACCTGCGGCGCGGTATAGGCATCACCTACAGCACCTGGGAAAAGCAGCCTCCACTTTGGCTCTTCAATGTGCGGCTAACCAAGGAATGGGGAAAAGGCTACGGCTTCTCTTTCTATGCCAACAATTTTGTGGCACACCGCCCTTATTACCAAAGCCCACGCACAAACACGTTCAGCCAGCGCAACCCGGTGCTGTTTTTTGGCTCTGAGTTGCACATTACACTGTAA
- a CDS encoding MATE family efflux transporter, whose product MLSRKAKKILRQIHALALPAMATSITEPVLALTDTAIVGHLGSVEVAAVGIAASFYMLLLWALSALRGAVSSIVAQQAGHEPISKLRQFMLQAVLLALLIGLIVSVITMQFSQEIFRLYGAEGQLLQEAAQYFRIRAWALPLSLGTLTLYGIFRGMQNTSWAMVISLAGALLNVLLDWLLILGIPGAIPALGTEGAAFATVGAQLLVFMLAFACLLRQTKISICCLWHPHSQLRQLHLLSFNLMLRTISLNIAYVLGSRFATHYGTSSLAAYTIGMNLWLFSSFLLDGYASAAAALSGNLKGKKQFRRLYDTMLLTLQSGMGISLMLAVLYLLLYWRMSSFFTQDPEVITLFENSFWVIILCQPLHAIAFILDGALEGAGDTTFLRNSLFITIMMGFVPVLYTLDALHLKLAGIWIAYFVWMLLRAGLLSWGFRSRYRKPDHLAIPASLSSY is encoded by the coding sequence ATGCTTTCCAGGAAGGCGAAGAAGATCTTACGCCAAATACATGCTCTGGCATTGCCCGCTATGGCCACCAGCATTACAGAACCTGTTCTGGCGCTGACTGATACTGCTATTGTAGGCCATTTAGGTTCAGTAGAAGTGGCTGCAGTTGGCATTGCAGCCTCATTTTACATGCTCCTACTCTGGGCGCTCTCCGCTTTGCGTGGGGCTGTATCTTCTATTGTAGCACAACAGGCCGGACATGAGCCCATTAGCAAATTGCGCCAGTTTATGCTGCAGGCTGTGCTACTGGCTTTGCTGATCGGACTGATAGTCAGCGTTATCACTATGCAGTTCTCTCAGGAAATTTTCAGGCTTTATGGAGCTGAGGGTCAACTGTTGCAGGAAGCAGCACAATACTTCCGTATCAGAGCCTGGGCACTTCCCCTCTCCCTTGGCACCCTTACACTGTATGGCATATTCCGAGGCATGCAAAATACCTCCTGGGCCATGGTCATTAGCCTGGCAGGTGCTTTACTGAACGTCCTGCTCGACTGGTTACTGATATTAGGTATACCGGGCGCTATACCTGCACTGGGAACAGAAGGAGCTGCCTTTGCTACCGTTGGAGCCCAGTTGCTAGTTTTCATGCTCGCATTTGCATGCCTGCTCCGGCAAACTAAAATTTCTATTTGCTGCTTATGGCACCCGCACTCACAGTTGCGCCAATTACACCTGCTGAGTTTCAACCTGATGTTGCGCACAATTTCTCTGAATATAGCTTATGTTTTGGGAAGCAGGTTTGCCACTCATTATGGCACCTCCAGCCTCGCCGCTTATACTATAGGTATGAACCTGTGGCTGTTCTCCTCTTTTCTGCTGGATGGTTACGCCTCCGCTGCGGCTGCACTTTCAGGCAACTTAAAAGGGAAAAAGCAATTCAGGAGATTGTATGATACGATGCTGCTCACCCTGCAGTCTGGTATGGGAATATCCCTGATGTTGGCTGTTTTATACCTGCTTCTCTACTGGCGCATGAGCAGCTTCTTTACCCAGGACCCGGAGGTGATAACGCTATTCGAAAACTCCTTTTGGGTCATCATCCTCTGCCAGCCACTGCATGCAATTGCCTTTATTTTGGATGGTGCACTGGAAGGCGCAGGCGACACTACTTTTCTGCGTAATTCTCTTTTCATCACCATTATGATGGGATTTGTCCCTGTCCTCTATACCCTCGATGCCCTACACCTGAAACTGGCTGGTATATGGATCGCCTACTTCGTCTGGATGCTGCTGCGTGCAGGCTTGCTGAGTTGGGGTTTCAGGAGCAGGTACAGAAAACCTGATCATTTAGCTATACCCGCTTCTTTAAGTTCTTATTAA
- a CDS encoding TonB-dependent receptor, whose protein sequence is MKELSLLLLLVLLLPVAAMAHLEGSITGTVVQEGTLAPLQGVSISLKDPARTAQTDALGRYRFDNLAAGANTLEVAHLGFARQVVAVMVQEDQTTALRITLLAAPVALSEVNITAQQPEEQQLLSSLDMQLRPIRNSQEMLRLVPGLFIGQHAGGGKAEQIFLRGFDLDHGTDIRLSVDGMPVNMVSHAHGQGYADLHFVIPELVQAVDFGKGPYHAEQGNLATAGYVNLRTRTSLDSSMVKLELGQYDTYRAVGLFNLLGQRGKEKQQSAYLASEYSFTNGYFDNPQHFNRLNLLGKYHTHLSPTTRFTLTASTFYSRWNHSGQIPDRAVASGLIGFFGSIDPNEGGETSRSNLNAELVTVTPGNNVIKHQLFYSNYNFELYSNFTFFLEDPENGDQIRQKEGRHLFGYNGSFTNNSTLGSKALSSTIGLNYRHDVTSGSELSHSLNRTQTLEQYQLGNINELNAGLYVEETLQISPRFTASAGARLDVFRNQYEDLLQSPATTAVATAAIVSPKLNLTYTPSTQLQLYLKSGKGFHSNDTRVVVPQQGREILPAAYGSDLGFIWKPVPRLLLNVAAWYLWLEQEFVYVGDAGVVEPSGQSRRRGLDLSARYQLNRYLYADLDVSAARPQALGEAEGENYLPLAPTFTSVGGLSLQQWKRFSGSLRYRYMADRPANEDNSIVAEGYFVSDLQVNYSYSRHQLGLSVENLFNTRWKETQFATESRLQYEARPVEEIHFTPGAPFYARLSWAYKW, encoded by the coding sequence ATGAAAGAACTCTCTTTACTGCTGTTACTGGTGCTTCTGTTGCCTGTTGCGGCCATGGCACACCTGGAAGGCAGTATTACAGGTACAGTGGTGCAGGAAGGAACGCTTGCCCCCTTGCAGGGCGTTAGCATCAGCCTTAAAGATCCGGCCCGAACCGCGCAAACTGATGCCCTGGGTCGGTACCGGTTCGATAACTTAGCGGCCGGCGCTAATACCCTGGAAGTGGCACACCTGGGCTTTGCACGGCAGGTAGTAGCGGTAATGGTGCAGGAAGACCAGACCACCGCGCTCCGGATTACCCTGCTGGCTGCTCCTGTTGCGCTAAGCGAGGTGAACATTACGGCGCAGCAGCCCGAAGAACAGCAATTACTCAGTAGCCTCGATATGCAGCTGCGCCCGATCCGGAATTCGCAGGAAATGCTGAGGTTGGTGCCTGGCCTGTTTATCGGGCAGCATGCAGGCGGTGGTAAGGCCGAGCAGATCTTCCTGCGCGGCTTCGACCTCGACCACGGCACCGACATTCGCCTGAGCGTGGATGGCATGCCCGTAAACATGGTGTCGCATGCGCACGGTCAGGGTTACGCCGACCTGCATTTTGTGATACCGGAGCTGGTGCAGGCCGTGGATTTTGGCAAGGGGCCATACCATGCGGAGCAGGGCAACCTGGCAACAGCGGGTTACGTGAACCTGCGCACCCGCACCTCCCTCGACAGCAGCATGGTAAAGCTGGAGCTGGGCCAGTACGACACCTACAGGGCTGTAGGGCTCTTTAATTTGCTGGGCCAGCGTGGAAAGGAGAAGCAACAGTCGGCTTACCTTGCCTCTGAGTATTCCTTCACGAACGGATACTTCGATAATCCGCAGCACTTTAACCGCCTTAACTTGCTGGGTAAATACCACACGCACTTGTCGCCGACAACGCGCTTCACCCTGACGGCCTCTACCTTTTACAGCCGCTGGAACCACTCCGGCCAGATTCCGGACCGTGCCGTTGCGTCGGGCCTGATCGGCTTTTTCGGTTCCATCGATCCGAACGAAGGCGGCGAAACCAGCCGCAGCAACCTGAACGCTGAACTGGTTACGGTAACGCCCGGTAATAATGTAATAAAGCACCAACTGTTTTACAGCAACTATAACTTTGAGCTGTACTCCAATTTCACCTTCTTTTTAGAAGATCCGGAAAACGGCGATCAAATCCGCCAAAAAGAGGGGCGGCACCTGTTCGGCTACAACGGCAGCTTTACAAACAACAGTACCCTGGGCAGCAAAGCTCTTAGCTCCACCATCGGCCTGAACTACCGCCACGATGTAACAAGTGGCTCCGAGCTTTCACATAGCCTGAACCGCACACAAACGCTGGAGCAGTACCAACTGGGCAACATAAACGAACTCAACGCCGGGCTGTATGTAGAGGAAACGCTGCAGATATCTCCACGCTTTACTGCCAGTGCCGGTGCCAGGCTGGATGTATTCCGCAACCAGTATGAAGACCTGCTACAAAGCCCCGCTACCACAGCGGTGGCCACGGCAGCCATTGTGTCGCCAAAACTAAACCTGACCTATACTCCGTCTACGCAACTGCAGCTGTACCTGAAGTCGGGCAAGGGCTTTCATTCCAACGACACGCGGGTAGTGGTGCCGCAGCAGGGGCGGGAAATACTGCCTGCTGCTTATGGCAGCGACCTGGGCTTTATCTGGAAACCTGTGCCCCGCCTGTTGCTGAACGTTGCCGCCTGGTATCTGTGGCTGGAGCAGGAGTTTGTGTACGTGGGCGATGCCGGCGTAGTAGAGCCCAGCGGGCAGTCGCGTCGCCGCGGACTGGACCTTTCGGCGCGTTACCAGCTGAACCGCTACCTGTATGCCGACCTGGATGTAAGTGCTGCCAGACCACAGGCATTGGGAGAAGCGGAAGGCGAAAACTACCTGCCCCTGGCCCCAACCTTTACTTCGGTGGGCGGGCTGAGCCTGCAGCAATGGAAACGCTTCAGCGGTTCTTTGCGCTACCGTTACATGGCCGATCGCCCGGCAAACGAGGATAACTCTATTGTGGCCGAAGGTTATTTTGTGAGCGACCTGCAGGTAAACTATAGTTACAGTCGACATCAGCTGGGCTTGTCGGTGGAGAACCTGTTTAACACCCGCTGGAAAGAAACACAGTTCGCGACAGAAAGCCGCCTGCAGTACGAAGCAAGGCCGGTAGAAGAAATTCACTTCACGCCTGGCGCTCCCTTCTACGCCCGCTTGAGCTGGGCCTATAAATGGTAA
- a CDS encoding MarC family protein, translating to MIAAIFSFLVMLNPFALFLYLKPVMKDLSDADFRTVFLKASMISFFIYLVFLLFGDIVFQKVFRINFESFRIFGGIVLFSFAYIFIVQGKKAFIQIKGDLHDLASEIALPFMVGAGTISLTILMSEQLELWQGALSLVIIMLVNFMAIMGLKFIRRSMRSKKVQTAFDKNMELLLRINGFFLGAIGVDMVITGISNLLEAARV from the coding sequence ATGATTGCAGCCATATTCAGTTTTCTGGTCATGCTGAACCCTTTTGCACTTTTCCTGTACCTTAAGCCTGTCATGAAAGACTTGTCCGACGCTGATTTTCGGACGGTGTTTCTAAAAGCCTCCATGATTTCCTTTTTTATATACCTGGTGTTTCTGCTTTTCGGGGACATCGTTTTTCAGAAAGTGTTTCGCATCAACTTTGAGTCTTTCAGGATCTTTGGCGGCATTGTGTTGTTTTCCTTTGCTTATATTTTTATCGTGCAGGGCAAAAAAGCCTTCATTCAGATCAAGGGCGACCTCCACGACCTAGCCTCCGAAATTGCACTGCCTTTCATGGTTGGCGCAGGCACCATTTCCCTTACCATCCTGATGTCTGAACAGTTGGAACTATGGCAGGGAGCCCTGTCACTGGTCATCATCATGCTCGTTAACTTTATGGCCATCATGGGGCTTAAGTTTATACGCCGCAGCATGCGTTCTAAAAAAGTACAGACAGCCTTTGATAAAAACATGGAGCTGCTTCTGCGCATCAACGGCTTCTTTCTGGGTGCCATCGGGGTAGATATGGTTATAACCGGGATCAGCAACCTTTTGGAGGCAGCACGGGTGTAG
- a CDS encoding AraC family transcriptional regulator: MKKQINNPFILALKAHNLTVEIHHHSAYQIVLSNDNPFTSTINGQLCEHIHGFLIKPHVPHYCVAEKGTLNVLNIEPYSTVGLELSGRFNANQDYIVFDSLSETSAFFGTGEDTFDIYTIIHALLAKLPTIRYDERVSKIVEYIKANYFQQDISPQTFADIVFLSPSRLASLFKAQTGSSLSKYLLWTRLRQVIYLALTEKDRSLTDIAYDTGFYDLPQLNKYMYEMFGMPPKALKHNSDLIQVY, encoded by the coding sequence ATGAAGAAACAAATAAACAATCCCTTCATTCTTGCTCTTAAAGCCCATAATCTCACAGTAGAAATTCATCACCATTCTGCCTATCAGATTGTGTTATCCAATGATAATCCTTTTACTTCGACGATTAATGGACAGTTGTGCGAACATATTCACGGCTTCTTAATTAAACCGCATGTACCTCATTATTGTGTTGCCGAAAAAGGAACCTTAAATGTGTTAAACATTGAGCCTTACTCTACGGTTGGTTTAGAGCTTTCAGGCAGGTTTAATGCTAACCAGGATTATATTGTTTTTGATTCACTAAGCGAAACGAGCGCTTTCTTTGGAACAGGTGAAGACACGTTTGATATTTACACCATTATACATGCACTGCTGGCAAAACTACCAACAATTCGCTACGATGAAAGAGTCTCAAAAATAGTGGAATACATAAAAGCAAATTACTTTCAGCAGGACATATCCCCCCAGACTTTTGCCGATATCGTTTTTCTTTCTCCCTCTCGTTTAGCATCCCTGTTTAAAGCACAAACCGGCAGTAGCTTGTCTAAATACTTGTTGTGGACCAGGTTACGCCAGGTGATCTACCTTGCGCTGACGGAAAAAGACAGAAGCCTTACCGACATTGCTTATGACACGGGTTTTTATGACCTGCCGCAACTAAATAAGTACATGTACGAGATGTTCGGGATGCCGCCTAAAGCCTTAAAACACAACAGTGATCTGATACAAGTTTACTAG
- a CDS encoding NAD(P)-dependent alcohol dehydrogenase — protein MKAIAYQKFGNIDVLQNVEEPRPSVQANQVLVKVKAVSINPMDWKIRKGEMKLMSGLKFPKHTGVDFAGFVEEAGSAVTGFKKGDEVFGVVKNNMKEGALAEYVAVPSANVWKKPAHISFAQAASIPIVGAAAVTALHKMGTIHPQSKILVNGATGGFGMFLLQLLKQQKADVTAVTSTKAIDYASTWGASVVVDYTKEDMLSKNVVYDIVVDLSGKMGYDNARRIMKPRALFLNPTPRPIEIPTSLFKNLFSRKKHVAVLSHPSKENMEVLLNAINNGLQIEVSQVFPFSQFNQAYQYAEQGGFIGKVAIEID, from the coding sequence ATGAAAGCAATAGCCTATCAGAAATTTGGAAACATAGATGTTTTGCAAAATGTAGAAGAGCCAAGGCCTTCTGTTCAAGCCAACCAGGTATTGGTAAAGGTAAAAGCCGTTTCAATCAACCCAATGGATTGGAAGATTAGAAAAGGCGAAATGAAGCTCATGTCCGGCTTAAAATTCCCGAAACATACAGGTGTGGACTTTGCCGGCTTTGTGGAAGAAGCCGGAAGCGCTGTAACTGGATTTAAAAAAGGGGATGAAGTTTTCGGAGTAGTAAAAAACAATATGAAAGAAGGGGCCTTAGCGGAATACGTGGCGGTGCCTTCAGCAAATGTCTGGAAAAAGCCGGCACATATCAGTTTTGCCCAGGCGGCTTCAATCCCGATAGTAGGTGCCGCTGCCGTTACGGCGTTGCACAAAATGGGCACCATCCATCCGCAATCTAAGATTTTAGTGAATGGTGCCACCGGTGGCTTTGGGATGTTTTTGCTGCAATTACTAAAACAACAGAAAGCAGATGTAACGGCGGTTACCAGCACCAAAGCCATTGACTATGCCAGCACATGGGGCGCCAGTGTAGTTGTAGATTACACAAAAGAAGATATGCTTTCAAAAAATGTAGTCTATGATATTGTTGTTGACTTATCAGGCAAGATGGGCTATGACAACGCCAGACGAATCATGAAACCCAGGGCCTTGTTCTTGAATCCTACCCCCAGGCCCATTGAAATACCCACATCGCTTTTTAAAAACTTGTTCTCACGCAAAAAGCATGTGGCAGTACTCTCTCATCCATCTAAAGAAAACATGGAGGTTTTGTTGAATGCTATCAACAACGGGTTGCAGATTGAGGTAAGCCAGGTATTTCCGTTTTCTCAATTCAACCAGGCCTACCAGTATGCAGAACAAGGCGGTTTTATTGGCAAAGTAGCCATAGAAATCGATTGA
- a CDS encoding alkene reductase: MIIMKLLQEIQVGDLTLKNRMVMSAMTRSRADINGVVGNLTVQYYTQRASAGLIFTEAINISEQAIGSPFTPGLYTREQIEAWKKVTQSVHNNGGIIVAQLWHTGRAGHSIDRKGVLPVAPSAVAITGMKHFTSQGMQEYEIPHELSEEEINQIIKDYGQAAKNAMEAGFDGVELHAANGYLPNQFLAESANQRTDKYGGSIENKARFVLEVMQELISAVGGNKVGIKISPLHPYGDIMLDNPVATYTYLVEELNKLDIAYVELMKRSPMFPPVPGYPTEDEIEVFGKLIKHTLIANTAYDKTTAETELEKGIAKIISFGVLFLANPDLPKRFENGAALNQPDRATMFGGGEQGYIDYPFLTY, encoded by the coding sequence ATGATTATCATGAAATTACTTCAAGAAATACAAGTAGGGGATTTAACTCTTAAAAACCGAATGGTAATGTCTGCCATGACCAGAAGCCGTGCCGACATAAACGGAGTGGTTGGTAATTTAACTGTTCAGTACTATACACAGCGAGCAAGTGCTGGACTAATATTTACCGAAGCAATTAATATTAGTGAGCAGGCAATAGGAAGTCCATTCACACCAGGTCTTTATACAAGAGAACAAATTGAAGCCTGGAAAAAAGTTACCCAATCGGTGCATAACAACGGTGGAATTATAGTTGCTCAGCTTTGGCATACTGGCCGGGCAGGGCATTCCATTGACCGAAAAGGTGTTTTACCAGTTGCCCCATCAGCGGTGGCCATTACAGGGATGAAGCATTTTACCTCGCAGGGAATGCAGGAATATGAAATACCCCATGAACTTTCTGAGGAGGAAATCAACCAAATAATAAAGGACTACGGGCAAGCTGCAAAGAATGCAATGGAAGCAGGTTTTGATGGTGTTGAGTTACACGCGGCAAATGGCTATTTACCCAATCAATTTTTGGCAGAAAGTGCTAACCAGAGAACCGACAAGTACGGAGGAAGCATTGAGAATAAAGCTCGTTTTGTGTTAGAAGTAATGCAGGAATTAATCAGTGCTGTTGGTGGAAACAAGGTTGGTATAAAAATATCTCCTTTACACCCTTACGGCGACATTATGTTAGATAATCCCGTTGCAACATATACTTACTTAGTTGAGGAGCTTAACAAACTGGACATTGCTTATGTAGAATTAATGAAGCGTAGCCCCATGTTTCCGCCGGTTCCGGGTTATCCTACTGAGGATGAAATAGAGGTATTTGGAAAACTAATAAAGCATACCCTGATTGCCAACACAGCTTATGATAAGACAACTGCCGAAACTGAACTTGAAAAAGGCATAGCCAAAATTATTTCTTTTGGGGTATTGTTCCTGGCTAACCCCGACCTTCCAAAACGTTTTGAAAATGGTGCAGCGCTTAATCAGCCTGATAGGGCAACCATGTTTGGCGGTGGAGAACAAGGCTATATTGATTATCCATTTTTAACCTACTAA
- a CDS encoding transposase translates to MEQVEEKMQLFIAKDDELKKKYDLLTSIKGVGKVLAISLLVYTQGFTRMDDARKLACYCGVAPFEYRSGTSVMGRTGVSKFANKELKHFLHMAAINSVRFNEELRLYYERKVGEGKSKMSVINAVRNKLLHQIVAAVKRGTPYELKLKNI, encoded by the coding sequence ATGGAGCAGGTGGAAGAGAAGATGCAACTCTTTATCGCCAAAGACGATGAGCTAAAGAAGAAATACGACCTACTCACATCAATCAAAGGCGTGGGCAAGGTACTGGCCATCTCGCTGCTGGTCTACACCCAGGGCTTTACCAGAATGGATGACGCAAGAAAGCTGGCCTGCTATTGCGGCGTGGCCCCTTTTGAGTACCGCAGCGGCACGAGCGTGATGGGCAGGACAGGTGTGTCCAAGTTCGCCAACAAAGAGCTCAAGCACTTTCTCCACATGGCTGCTATCAACAGCGTCCGTTTTAATGAAGAGCTCAGGCTATACTACGAACGGAAAGTCGGGGAAGGAAAGAGCAAGATGAGCGTCATCAACGCAGTGAGAAACAAGCTCCTCCACCAGATCGTGGCCGCGGTGAAACGCGGAACGCCCTATGAACTGAAATTGAAGAATATTTAG
- a CDS encoding energy transducer TonB, whose amino-acid sequence MNERTPIENINLSFICDRDWNKMMPCSSGRHCSDCDKTVVDFTNKGMEELHAVLEQEGQVCGRFHKSQLLQTPSKKPFHLKRVFASVLLALGFSAFSRGLQAQAVSCTNSNHNHDKAQSEQAYGMFVEAMPVYKHGGEKGLLEFIQKNLQYPSGKSFNGVVVTSFVIDTTGRVTEPMIIKSLSDGADKEALRVTELLEFYPGMQAGKKVPVRYTVPIRFGEDKRKKK is encoded by the coding sequence ATGAATGAGAGAACACCTATAGAAAACATCAATCTTTCTTTTATCTGTGACAGGGATTGGAATAAGATGATGCCTTGCAGCAGCGGCAGGCACTGTTCAGACTGTGACAAAACAGTAGTAGACTTCACAAACAAAGGCATGGAGGAACTGCATGCAGTGCTGGAACAAGAGGGGCAGGTATGTGGGCGCTTTCATAAATCACAGCTACTCCAGACTCCGAGTAAAAAGCCGTTCCACCTTAAGCGAGTGTTTGCCAGCGTTCTGCTGGCACTCGGGTTTAGTGCCTTCAGCCGAGGTTTACAAGCCCAGGCAGTCAGTTGCACTAACAGCAACCATAACCACGATAAAGCGCAGTCAGAGCAGGCTTATGGGATGTTTGTGGAGGCAATGCCCGTCTATAAGCATGGAGGTGAAAAGGGCCTGCTGGAATTCATCCAGAAGAACTTGCAGTACCCTTCCGGTAAAAGCTTTAACGGAGTGGTGGTCACTTCTTTTGTCATTGACACAACTGGGAGAGTAACCGAACCTATGATAATAAAAAGTCTTTCAGATGGGGCAGACAAGGAAGCGCTAAGGGTGACTGAACTTCTGGAATTCTACCCAGGTATGCAGGCAGGCAAGAAAGTGCCAGTGCGATACACTGTGCCTATCAGGTTTGGCGAAGACAAAAGAAAGAAGAAATAG